A genomic region of Magnolia sinica isolate HGM2019 chromosome 6, MsV1, whole genome shotgun sequence contains the following coding sequences:
- the LOC131248173 gene encoding AP-2 complex subunit mu-like, protein MPVAASAIYFLNLRGDVLINRLYRDDVGGNMVDAFRVHIMQTKELGTCPVRQIGGCSFFYMRISNVYIVIVVSSNANVACAFKFVVEAVALFKSYFGGTFDEEAIRNNFVLIYELLDEIMDFGYPQNLSPEILKLYITQEGVRSPFSSKPADKPVPNATLQVTGAVGWRREGLVYKKNEVFLDIVESVNLLMSSKGSVLRCDVTGKVLMKCFLSGMPDLKLGLNDKIGLEKESQLKSRPAKSGKTIELDDVTFHQCVNLTRFNSEKTVSFVPPDGEFELMKYRITEGVNLPFRVLPTIKELGRTRMEVNVKVKSVFGAKMFALGVVVKVPVPKQTAKTSFQVTSGRAKYNAAIDCLVWKIRKFPGQTEPTMSAEIELISTIAEKKSWTRPPIQMEFQVPMFTASGLRVRFLKVWEKSGYNTVEWVRYITKAGSYEVRC, encoded by the exons ATGCCTGTGGCGGCATCGGCTATATATTTCTTGAATCTCCGCGGCGATGTCCTCATCAATCGTCTCTATCGTGACGATGTCGG CGGAAATATGGTGGACGCGTTCCGGGTGCACATCATGCAAACGAAGGAGCTGGGCACGTGCCCCGTTCGGCAGATTGGGGGTTGCTCCTTCTTTTACATGAGAATCAGCAACGTCTACATCGTCATCGTTGTCAGCAGCAATGCCAACGTTGCATGTGCTTTTAAGTTCGTTGTCGAG GCAGTTGCGCTTTTCAAATCCTATTTTGGTGGGACTTTTGACGAAGAGGCTATCCGGAATAACTTTGTCCTGATTTATGAGCTTTTGGACG AAATTATGGATTTTGGTTACCCCCAAAATCTTTCTCCTGAAATTTTGAAGCTTTACATCACACAGGAGGGAGTTCGTTCACCATTCTCGTCCAAG CCTGCAGACAAGCCCGTCCCCAATGCAACTCTCCAAGTTACAGGTGCTGTTGGTTGGCGGCGTGAGGGTCTCGTGTATAAGAAGAACGAG GTTTTCCTGGATATTGTGGAAAGTGTGAATCTTCTTATGTCTTCAAAAG GTAGTGTTCTGCGCTGTGATGTGACTGGAAAGGTTCTCATGAAATGCTTCCTCTCTGGAATGCCTGATCTGAAGTTGGGTTTAAATGACAAAATCGGTCTTGAAAAGGAATCACAACTTAAATCCCGTCCTGCTAAAAG tggaaagacaattgagcTCGATGATGTTACTTTCCACCAATGTGTGAACTTGACAAGGTTCAACTCGGAAAAGACTGTCAGTTTTGTGCCACCTGATGGTGAATTTGAATTAATGAA ATATCGTATTACTGAGGGTGTAAATCTTCCATTTCGGGTGTTGCCGACAATCAAGGAATTGGGTAGGACACGGATGGAAGTAAATGTTAAG GTGAAGAGTGTCTTTGGTGCGAAAATGTTTGCCCTTGGAGTAGTGGTCAAGGTTCCAGTTCCAAAACAAACAGCAAAAACAAGTTTCCAAGTTACGTCCGGTCGAGCCAAGTATAATGCCGCTATTGATTGCTTGGTCTGGAA GATAAGAAAATTTCCTGGACAAACTGAGCCAACCATGAGTGCTGAGATTGAGTTGATTTCCACGATAGCAGAAAAGAAGTCTTGGACGAGACCACCGATTCAAATGGAATTTCAG gtTCCAATGTTTACAGCATCAGGTTTACGTGTCCGATTCCTCAAG GTCTGGGAGAAGAGTGGATACAATACTGTTGAGTGGGTTCGTTATATCACTAAAGCAGGGTCATACGAGGTTAGATGCTAG